The Rhodothermus sp. genome contains the following window.
GGGTGATTGGCATCGACCGTCCCGGTGCGTTTGCCGAATACGTATGCGTGCCGGCCGAAAACGTCTGGGTCAATGCGCCAGACGTACCTCCGGAGATTGCAGCTTTGCAGGATCCATTCGGTAATGCCGTGCATGCGGTTTACACGTTTGATCTGGCTGGCCGCTCGGTACTGGTCAGCGGATGCGGTCCGATCGGGTTGATGGCCATTCCCGTAGCCCGGGTAGCAGGAGCCCGAATCATTATTGCTACTGACCTGAACGAACAGCGGTTGGCACTGGCCAGGCGCATGGGAGCCGATGTAACGCTGAACCCCCAACAGGAGGAGGTGGTAGCCCGGGTACAGGAGCTGACCGGAGGGGACGGGGTGGATGTAGTGCTGGAGATGAGTGGGGCGCCTGCGGCCATTCGTGCTGCGCTGGAAGCGCTTCGACCCGGAGGACAGGTAGCTGCCCTTGGGCTGACCGGCGATGCGATCACGCTTGATTGGAATGAACTGGTGGTCATCAAAGGCGCAACTGTGCAGGGCATTTACGGCCGCCGTATCTGGGACACCTGGCATCGCATGCGGGCGCTGCTGCAAACCGGTGCCGTAGACCTCAGCCCGCTTATCACCCACCGACTTCCGCTGGAGGCGTACGAGCAGGCTTTCCAGCTCCTGATGCATCCCGGCGACGAAGTAGTAGCCAAAATCATGCTGTATCCCAACGACATGGATTGAAGTAGCGAAACCTGTTATCTTTTACAGGGAACGTGTTAAATCTAACCCGGCAGCATCATGAGCCATCCACTGAGCTGGATCGATGAAGAGCTGGCTGCGCTCCAAGAAGCCGGCCTTTACACGCATATCCGGACCATCGAATCTCCACAGGGTGCCTGGCTGACCGTCGATGGCAGGCGGGTGTTGAACTTCTGCTCGAACAACTATCTGGGGCTGGCCAATCATCCCCGTCTGGTGGAAGCCGCCCGCAGGGCCATGGAACAGTATGGCGTTGGGCCCGGAGCCGTGCGCACGATTGCCGGTACGATGGCGCTGCACGTGGAGCTGGAACGACGGCTGGCTGAATTTAAAGGCGTGGAGGCCGCCATCACGTTCCAGAGCGGCTTTGCAGCCAACCTGGCTACGATTCCGGCGATTGTGGGCCGAGAGGATGTGATCTTCAGCGATCAGCTCAACCACGCCAGCATCATCGACGGCTGCCGCCTGAGCCGCGCCAAAATTATCGCCTATCCACACAATGACGTTGATGCACTGGAGGACCTGATCAAAGCCCACGGTCCGCAGTACCGTCGCAAGCTGATCGTGACCGATGGCGTCTTCAGCATGGATGGCGACATTGCCCCCCTGCCTCGCCTGGCCGAACTGGCCAAGCGCTACGGATGCATTCTGATGGTGGATGATGCCCATGGCGAAGGCGTGCTGGGCCGAGGCGGCCGGGGCATCGTCGATCACTTCGACCTGCACGGCGTGGTAGACATTGAGGTAGGAACCATGTCGAAGGCTTTTGGCGTGATGGGGGGCGTCGTGGCTGGCAGCCGACGACTGGTCGAATGGCTCCGCCAACGGGGCCGTCCCTTCCTGTTCTCCAGCGCCATGACCGTCCCTGATGTCGCCGCCTGCCTGGCCGCTATCGACCTGCTGGAGGAAAGCACCGAGCTGGTCGATCGTCTCTGGGATAACGCACGCTACTTCAAGAAAAGCATGCAGCAGCTGGGCTTCGATACGGGTAAAAGCGAAACCCCCATCACGCCGATCATGCTGGGCGAAGCACCACTGGCTCAGGAGTTCAGCCGGCGCCTGTTCGAAGAGGGCGTCTTCGCCATGGCGATCGGCTACCCGACTGTTCCGAAAGGAGCCGCACGCATTCGCGTCATGCCCAGCGCTGCGCACACGCGCGAGGATCTGGACTTTGCAATCCGCGCTTTTGAAAAAGTGGGTCGTGAGCTGGGTGTACTGGTAGCGTAAAGTTCGTAATACGCACATAGCATCCCCGAGACCGCTGTAATGTCTCGGGGATTTTTTTATAAAAGGTGTAATAATTTCATAAATACAAATGTATCT
Protein-coding sequences here:
- a CDS encoding glycine C-acetyltransferase, which translates into the protein MSHPLSWIDEELAALQEAGLYTHIRTIESPQGAWLTVDGRRVLNFCSNNYLGLANHPRLVEAARRAMEQYGVGPGAVRTIAGTMALHVELERRLAEFKGVEAAITFQSGFAANLATIPAIVGREDVIFSDQLNHASIIDGCRLSRAKIIAYPHNDVDALEDLIKAHGPQYRRKLIVTDGVFSMDGDIAPLPRLAELAKRYGCILMVDDAHGEGVLGRGGRGIVDHFDLHGVVDIEVGTMSKAFGVMGGVVAGSRRLVEWLRQRGRPFLFSSAMTVPDVAACLAAIDLLEESTELVDRLWDNARYFKKSMQQLGFDTGKSETPITPIMLGEAPLAQEFSRRLFEEGVFAMAIGYPTVPKGAARIRVMPSAAHTREDLDFAIRAFEKVGRELGVLVA
- the tdh gene encoding L-threonine 3-dehydrogenase encodes the protein MKMKALAKIQAAPGLELIETEVPRPGPRDVLIRVTAASICGTDVHIYRWDAWSQHRIRPPLILGHEFAGEIVAVGEAVEDLEVGQPVSAEGHIVDHTCAACRAGQPHLCRNARVIGIDRPGAFAEYVCVPAENVWVNAPDVPPEIAALQDPFGNAVHAVYTFDLAGRSVLVSGCGPIGLMAIPVARVAGARIIIATDLNEQRLALARRMGADVTLNPQQEEVVARVQELTGGDGVDVVLEMSGAPAAIRAALEALRPGGQVAALGLTGDAITLDWNELVVIKGATVQGIYGRRIWDTWHRMRALLQTGAVDLSPLITHRLPLEAYEQAFQLLMHPGDEVVAKIMLYPNDMD